From Ignavibacteriota bacterium, the proteins below share one genomic window:
- the rpiB gene encoding ribose 5-phosphate isomerase B, producing the protein MPSVAIGSDHGGFALKAELIEFMNAMGVRVEDVGTRSADPCDYPDLAHAVAVRVAGGGAGLGIMIDGAGIGSCMTVNKVPGILGACCVNEFMARNAREHNNANVLTLGSRVIGSEVAKGIVNIFLRTPFAGGRHEARVNKITGVEKKYRP; encoded by the coding sequence ATGCCCTCCGTTGCGATAGGTTCGGATCATGGCGGGTTCGCGTTGAAGGCGGAGCTGATCGAATTCATGAACGCCATGGGTGTACGTGTGGAGGATGTCGGGACGCGGAGCGCCGATCCCTGCGACTACCCCGATCTCGCCCATGCCGTGGCTGTGCGCGTGGCTGGTGGCGGGGCGGGTCTGGGGATCATGATCGATGGCGCGGGCATAGGGTCGTGCATGACGGTGAACAAGGTTCCGGGGATCCTTGGCGCCTGTTGCGTGAACGAGTTCATGGCACGCAACGCACGCGAGCACAACAATGCAAATGTCCTCACGCTGGGAAGCCGCGTGATAGGCAGCGAAGTGGCGAAGGGGATCGTGAACATTTTCCTCCGTACGCCATTCGCCGGCGGGCGGCATGAAGCGCGCGTCAACAAGATCACGGGTGTGGAGAAGAAGTATCGCCCCTGA
- a CDS encoding arginine decarboxylase, pyruvoyl-dependent: MFFTKGVGRHKDYLQSFELALRDAKIEKCNLVTVSSIYPPGCKRIPTEDGLKQLQPGQITFAVMARNATNEPNRLVAASIGVATPADISQYGYLSEHHPFGETDEKAGEYAEDLAATMLASTLGVEFDPMLGWDEREKVYKMSGKIVKTYNVTQSAEGHKDGIWTTVVASAILLP; this comes from the coding sequence ATGTTCTTCACCAAGGGGGTAGGCCGTCACAAGGACTATCTTCAGTCCTTTGAATTGGCATTGCGCGACGCCAAGATCGAGAAGTGCAATCTCGTTACCGTGTCCAGCATCTATCCCCCGGGGTGCAAACGGATCCCGACGGAAGACGGACTGAAGCAGCTCCAACCCGGGCAGATCACCTTTGCCGTGATGGCGCGGAATGCGACCAACGAACCGAACCGCCTCGTCGCGGCATCGATCGGCGTCGCCACGCCTGCCGACATCAGCCAGTACGGATACCTGTCCGAACACCATCCCTTCGGTGAAACCGACGAGAAGGCCGGCGAATACGCTGAAGATCTGGCCGCCACGATGCTTGCCAGCACGCTGGGCGTGGAGTTCGATCCTATGCTTGGCTGGGATGAACGCGAGAAGGTTTACAAGATGAGCGGCAAGATCGTCAAGACCTATAACGTGACACAGTCGGCGGAAGGCCACAAGGATGGGATCTGGACCACCGTTGTGGCGTCTGCGATCCTCCTCCCCTGA
- a CDS encoding transglycosylase SLT domain-containing protein: MGTASITANDIIDPEGQLMLKQCILIALCSAALLAGCTPFGDGGLRKTGLDRSQGNLNAPAASLQDAGQSAPLIDASTLAIVQLYGATIKQNAERHGFDWRLVLATMKQESRFSPTAESGRGAYGLMQLMPGTSEDIARDLSIEDLSHPSNNIRGGVYYMRQLYGLFKGAPEADRIKLTLAAYNAGIGRVYDAQELAAYLHEDPLAWESIRDMLPLLSRRYDSLHRSVWNGEKPKAGYFGNARETVKYVENVMAHYDDYRLMLN; this comes from the coding sequence ATGGGGACCGCTTCGATCACAGCGAACGACATCATCGACCCGGAAGGACAGCTTATGCTGAAACAATGCATACTGATCGCCCTCTGCTCGGCAGCGCTCCTCGCCGGTTGTACGCCGTTCGGCGACGGTGGATTGCGCAAGACCGGGTTGGATCGGTCACAGGGGAACCTGAACGCTCCGGCAGCTTCGCTGCAGGATGCGGGTCAGTCGGCCCCCCTGATCGACGCCTCAACACTTGCGATCGTGCAGCTATACGGTGCCACGATCAAACAGAATGCTGAACGCCATGGGTTCGACTGGCGGCTCGTTCTTGCCACCATGAAGCAGGAATCACGTTTTTCTCCCACCGCGGAGAGTGGCCGAGGTGCGTATGGCCTCATGCAGTTGATGCCCGGCACGAGCGAGGATATCGCGCGTGATCTGTCCATCGAAGACCTGAGCCACCCCAGCAATAACATTCGTGGCGGGGTCTACTACATGCGCCAGTTGTACGGGCTCTTCAAGGGCGCCCCGGAAGCAGACCGGATCAAGCTGACACTCGCTGCCTACAATGCGGGTATCGGACGTGTCTATGATGCCCAGGAACTCGCGGCGTATCTGCACGAGGATCCGCTCGCGTGGGAGTCGATCCGTGATATGCTCCCGCTGCTCTCGCGACGATACGATTCGCTGCACCGCAGCGTGTGGAATGGGGAGAAGCCGAAGGCGGGATATTTCGGGAATGCGCGGGAGACCGTGAAGTACGTGGAAAACGTCATGGCGCACTACGATGACTACCGCCTGATGCTGAACTGA